The nucleotide sequence AAACAATGAATAATTTCGTGATGTGACTTCATAGTCCGGTTGAGAGATTATTTTTCGCGAACTATTCGCCGAGCTGACGTGTCCGAGTTACGAAAAGAACTGAAATTCAGGGATCTGCAGAAATCAGGCAGGATTCATTGATTCTTAATGCGAAATACAAGGAAAGATCATGAAAGTCTATCTGGACGACGAACGAACGGCGCCGCCCGGCTGGCAACAGGTACGCTGGCCGGAAGAAGCGATTCAATTTTTAAAGACCGGCGTTGTAGAAGAGATCAGTCTCGATCACGATCTGGGCGATGACGCGCGTGGTACGGGCTACGATGTGTTGCTCTGGATTGAAGAGGCGGTCGTCACGTGTGACTTTGATCCTCCCGTTATTCAGGTGCACACTGCCAATCCGCCGGCGCGCAATCGCATGATCGCTGCCGTCCGAACAATTCAACGTCTGACGGAGTGTTGCTGCGGCGCAGACTGAAATGATTTTCAAAACGCAGAGGGCTCCCTGTGGCTGCCGGTAAAATCAGCTGCTTTGATTTTATCCCGGGATGCCCCTGCCGTTTTTGTTGTCAGGGTTGATTG is from Gimesia maris and encodes:
- a CDS encoding cyclic-phosphate processing receiver domain-containing protein, which gives rise to MKVYLDDERTAPPGWQQVRWPEEAIQFLKTGVVEEISLDHDLGDDARGTGYDVLLWIEEAVVTCDFDPPVIQVHTANPPARNRMIAAVRTIQRLTECCCGAD